A window of the Tessaracoccus sp. MC1865 genome harbors these coding sequences:
- the rpoB gene encoding DNA-directed RNA polymerase subunit beta yields the protein MAASRSALKNTNVVSSTGRISFAKIHEPLEVPNLLDLQIDAYNWLIGNETWRAKVEEQLAAGRTDVNTRSGLEEIFAEISPISDFQDSMQLSFRDHRFEEPKWTIEECKDRDTTYAAPLFVTAEFTNNETGEIKSQTVFIGDFPLMTDRGTFIINGTERVVVSQLVRSPGVYFEQTPDKTSDKDIFSCKVIPSRGAWLEFEIDKRDMVFVRLDRKRKQNVTVLLKALGWTEDRILSEFGDAESMRLTLEKDTVKTQDEALLDIYRKLRPGEPPARDAAQQLLENYYFNDKRYDLAKVGRYKINKKLGLELPFDQQVLTEDDISAAIGYIVALHEHKEFLGDLPVEADDIDHFGNRRLRTVGELIQNQLRTGLGRMERVVRDRMTTQDIEAITPQTLINIRPVTAALKEFFGTSQLSQFMDQNNPLAGLTHKRRLSALGPGGLSRDRAGMEVRDVHPSHYGRMCPIETPEGPNIGLIGSLASFARVNAFGFIETPYRKVVDGHVTDQIDYLTADEEDRYSIAQANAAVNEDGRLTEERVLVRLKHGDADEVPVAEVEYMDVSPRQMVSIATALIPFLEHDDASRALMGANMQRQAVPLLRNESPVVGTGMEYRAAVDVGDVTLARKPGVVSSVSADLLEIANDDGTYSSFKLDKFVRSNAGTCINQRPLVGPGDRVEIGTPLADGPCTDQGELALGKNLLVAFMPWEGLNYEDAIILSQRIVQDDVLTSIHIEEHEVDARDTKLGAEEITREIPNVSDEMLADLDERGIVRIGAEVSAGDILVGKVTPKGETELTPEERLLRAIFGEKAREVRDTSLKVPHGESGTVIGVRVFNREDDDELPPGVNQLVRVHVAQKRKISDGDKLAGRHGNKGVISKILPVEDMPFLEDGTPVDIVLNPLGVPSRMNVGQVLENHLGWIAKTGWDITGVQEEWAQRLRDVGLGHVDGDAKVASPVFDGANEEEIAGLLANSLTTRDGDRLVDSTGKARLFDGRSGEPYPEKIGVGYMYMLKLHHLVDDKIHARSTGPYSMITQQPLGGKAQFGGQRFGEMEVWALEAYGAAWALQELLTIKSDDVPGRVKVYEAIVKGENIPEPGIPESFKVLVKEMKSLCLNVEVLSDDGTVIDLTDSEDDMRSAEDFGIDLGRRPGSDNFMDVGEV from the coding sequence TTGGCCGCCTCGCGCTCTGCGTTGAAGAACACCAATGTCGTCTCGTCCACCGGTCGTATCTCGTTCGCGAAGATTCACGAGCCTCTGGAGGTTCCCAACCTCCTGGACCTGCAGATCGACGCATACAACTGGCTGATCGGGAATGAGACCTGGCGGGCGAAGGTCGAAGAGCAGCTCGCTGCCGGCCGCACCGACGTCAACACCCGCTCCGGCCTGGAAGAGATCTTCGCCGAGATCTCACCCATCTCCGATTTCCAGGACTCGATGCAGCTGTCGTTCCGCGACCACCGCTTCGAGGAGCCCAAGTGGACGATCGAGGAGTGCAAGGACCGCGACACCACCTACGCGGCACCGCTCTTCGTCACCGCTGAGTTCACCAACAATGAGACCGGTGAAATCAAGTCCCAGACCGTCTTCATCGGCGATTTCCCCCTGATGACGGACCGTGGCACCTTCATCATCAACGGCACCGAGCGTGTCGTCGTCTCGCAGCTCGTGCGCTCGCCCGGCGTCTACTTCGAGCAGACCCCCGACAAGACCTCGGACAAGGACATCTTCTCCTGCAAGGTCATCCCGTCGCGTGGCGCGTGGCTCGAGTTCGAGATCGACAAGCGCGACATGGTCTTCGTGCGCCTGGACCGCAAGCGCAAGCAGAACGTCACCGTCCTGCTCAAGGCGCTCGGCTGGACAGAAGACCGCATCCTCTCTGAGTTCGGCGACGCGGAGTCCATGCGGCTGACGCTCGAGAAAGACACCGTCAAGACGCAGGACGAGGCACTCCTCGACATCTACCGCAAGCTCCGTCCGGGCGAACCCCCGGCACGTGACGCTGCGCAGCAGCTGCTCGAGAACTACTACTTCAACGACAAGCGCTACGACCTGGCGAAGGTCGGCCGCTACAAGATCAACAAGAAGCTCGGCCTCGAGCTCCCGTTCGATCAGCAGGTGCTCACCGAGGACGACATCTCCGCAGCCATCGGCTACATCGTCGCCCTGCACGAGCACAAGGAATTCCTGGGTGACCTCCCCGTCGAGGCCGACGACATCGACCACTTCGGCAACCGTCGTCTCCGCACCGTGGGCGAGCTGATCCAGAACCAGCTCCGCACCGGCCTGGGCCGCATGGAGCGCGTCGTGCGCGACCGGATGACCACGCAGGACATCGAGGCCATCACGCCGCAGACGCTGATCAACATCCGCCCGGTGACCGCGGCGCTGAAGGAGTTCTTCGGAACCTCGCAGCTGTCGCAGTTCATGGACCAGAACAACCCGCTCGCCGGCCTGACGCACAAGCGTCGTCTGTCCGCGCTGGGCCCCGGTGGTCTCTCCCGTGACCGCGCAGGCATGGAAGTCCGAGACGTCCACCCGTCGCACTACGGCCGCATGTGCCCCATCGAGACCCCTGAAGGCCCGAACATCGGCCTCATCGGCTCGCTGGCCTCGTTCGCCCGAGTCAACGCGTTCGGCTTCATCGAGACCCCGTACCGCAAGGTCGTCGACGGTCACGTGACGGATCAGATCGACTACCTCACCGCTGATGAGGAGGACCGCTACTCGATCGCGCAGGCCAACGCCGCAGTGAACGAGGACGGCCGCCTGACGGAGGAGCGCGTGCTCGTCCGCCTGAAGCACGGCGACGCCGACGAGGTCCCCGTCGCCGAGGTCGAGTACATGGACGTGTCCCCGCGCCAGATGGTCTCCATCGCCACGGCGCTGATCCCGTTCCTCGAGCACGACGACGCCTCGCGTGCCCTCATGGGCGCCAACATGCAGCGCCAGGCGGTGCCCCTGCTCCGCAACGAGTCACCCGTGGTGGGTACCGGTATGGAATACCGCGCCGCCGTCGACGTCGGTGACGTCACCCTGGCCCGCAAGCCCGGCGTCGTGAGCTCCGTCTCGGCAGATCTCCTGGAGATCGCCAACGACGACGGTACGTACTCCAGCTTCAAGCTGGACAAGTTCGTCCGCTCCAACGCGGGCACCTGCATCAACCAGCGTCCGCTGGTCGGCCCGGGCGACCGGGTCGAGATCGGCACCCCGCTGGCAGACGGCCCCTGCACGGACCAGGGTGAACTGGCACTCGGCAAGAACCTCCTCGTGGCCTTCATGCCGTGGGAGGGCCTCAACTACGAGGACGCCATCATCCTGTCGCAGCGCATCGTGCAGGACGACGTCCTCACCTCGATCCACATCGAGGAGCATGAGGTCGACGCCCGCGACACCAAGCTGGGCGCCGAGGAGATCACCCGCGAGATCCCCAACGTTTCCGACGAGATGCTGGCTGATCTCGACGAGCGTGGCATCGTGCGCATCGGCGCCGAGGTCTCCGCCGGCGACATCCTGGTGGGCAAGGTCACGCCCAAGGGCGAGACCGAGCTCACGCCGGAGGAGCGCCTGCTGCGCGCCATCTTCGGCGAGAAGGCCCGCGAGGTGCGCGACACGTCGCTCAAGGTTCCCCACGGCGAATCCGGCACCGTCATCGGCGTGCGCGTGTTCAACCGCGAGGACGACGACGAACTGCCCCCCGGCGTGAACCAGCTGGTTCGCGTGCACGTGGCCCAGAAGCGCAAGATCTCCGACGGCGACAAGCTCGCCGGCCGCCACGGCAACAAGGGCGTCATCTCGAAGATCCTTCCGGTGGAGGACATGCCGTTCCTCGAGGACGGCACCCCCGTCGACATCGTGCTGAACCCGCTGGGTGTGCCCTCGCGAATGAACGTGGGCCAGGTCCTCGAGAACCACCTCGGCTGGATCGCCAAGACCGGGTGGGACATCACCGGGGTCCAGGAGGAATGGGCCCAGCGCCTCCGTGACGTCGGCCTCGGCCACGTCGACGGCGACGCCAAGGTCGCCAGCCCCGTGTTCGACGGTGCCAACGAGGAGGAGATCGCTGGTCTCCTCGCCAACTCGCTGACCACCCGCGACGGAGACCGCCTGGTGGACTCCACTGGCAAGGCCCGCCTCTTCGACGGCCGCTCCGGCGAGCCGTACCCGGAGAAGATCGGCGTGGGCTACATGTACATGCTGAAGCTCCACCACCTGGTCGACGACAAGATCCACGCGCGTTCGACCGGCCCGTACTCGATGATCACCCAGCAGCCGCTCGGCGGTAAGGCCCAGTTCGGCGGCCAGCGCTTCGGTGAGATGGAAGTGTGGGCCCTCGAGGCCTATGGTGCCGCCTGGGCGCTGCAGGAACTGCTCACCATCAAGTCCGATGACGTGCCTGGCCGCGTCAAGGTCTACGAGGCGATCGTCAAGGGGGAGAACATCCCCGAGCCGGGCATCCCTGAGTCCTTCAAGGTGCTCGTCAAGGAAATGAAGTCCCTCTGCCTGAACGTAGAGGTGCTCTCCGACGACGGAACCGTCATCGACCTGACCGATTCGGAGGACGACATGCGTTCGGCCGAAGACTTCGGTATCGATCTCGGTCGCCGTCCCGGTAGCGACAACTTCATGGACGTCGGCGAAGTCTGA
- the rplL gene encoding 50S ribosomal protein L7/L12: MAKLNNEELLDAFKEMTLIELSEFVKLFEDTFGVTAAAPVAVAAAPAAAAGDAAGDGDEEAASDKVDVILTSGGEKKIAVIKEVRALTSLGLKEAKDLVEGAPKPVLEGVDKDTAAKAKEALEAAGGTVEFK, translated from the coding sequence ATGGCTAAGCTCAACAACGAAGAGCTCCTTGACGCCTTCAAGGAGATGACCCTCATCGAGCTCTCCGAGTTCGTGAAGCTGTTCGAAGACACCTTCGGCGTGACCGCCGCTGCTCCGGTGGCCGTTGCGGCCGCTCCGGCTGCCGCTGCCGGCGACGCCGCTGGCGACGGCGACGAGGAAGCTGCCTCCGACAAGGTCGACGTCATCCTGACCTCGGGCGGCGAGAAGAAGATCGCCGTCATCAAGGAGGTGCGCGCTCTGACCTCCCTCGGCCTGAAGGAGGCCAAGGACCTCGTCGAGGGTGCTCCGAAGCCGGTGCTCGAGGGCGTCGACAAGGACACCGCTGCCAAGGCCAAGGAGGCCCTCGAGGCCGCCGGCGGTACCGTCGAGTTCAAGTGA
- the rplJ gene encoding 50S ribosomal protein L10 has product MARPDKAAKVSELAEAFSKSEAAVLTEYRGLTVAQLKQLRRSLGENATYAVAKNTLTAIAAKEAGIEGLDETLTGPTAIAFVTGDIAAATKGLRDFAKANPSLAIKGGVLEGKFLDAQAVLKLADLESREVLLAKMAGALQANLAKAAYMLAAPLSQGARVLGALRDAAQADPSLIGGAGSAPATEATDETPAAEAAPEAAEAAE; this is encoded by the coding sequence ATGGCGAGGCCGGATAAGGCTGCCAAGGTTTCGGAACTGGCTGAGGCTTTCAGCAAGTCCGAAGCGGCAGTGCTGACCGAGTACCGCGGTCTCACCGTGGCGCAGCTCAAGCAGCTGCGCCGTTCGCTCGGTGAGAACGCCACCTACGCCGTTGCGAAGAACACCCTGACGGCGATCGCTGCCAAGGAAGCCGGAATCGAAGGGCTCGACGAGACCCTCACCGGCCCCACGGCTATCGCTTTCGTCACGGGTGACATCGCAGCCGCCACCAAGGGGCTGCGTGACTTCGCGAAGGCAAATCCGTCTCTGGCAATCAAGGGTGGTGTCCTGGAAGGCAAGTTCCTCGACGCCCAGGCTGTTCTGAAGCTGGCCGACCTCGAATCCCGCGAGGTTCTGCTGGCCAAGATGGCAGGCGCGCTCCAGGCCAACCTGGCCAAGGCCGCCTACATGCTGGCTGCCCCGCTGTCGCAGGGCGCTCGCGTGCTCGGCGCGCTGCGCGACGCCGCACAGGCTGACCCCTCCTTGATCGGTGGTGCTGGCTCCGCGCCGGCCACCGAAGCCACGGACGAGACCCCCGCCGCGGAAGCGGCACCTGAAGCAGCGGAAGCTGCGGAATAA
- a CDS encoding ABC transporter substrate-binding protein, whose amino-acid sequence MRRILAASLLAALTLTACGGQDASGPADAADSTDRSHDVSGVQKVDEIAALLPAAVADKGTLVVGAAVDYAPAEFRADDLQTAIGYDVDLSKALGNVLGLKAEVVDGEFASLLAGMGSKYDIGISSFTITPERTASYNMISYITVGSSFAVKKGNPDGLNPDDVCGKAIGVQTGTWQEEELGMFNEECAAAGKDAIEVLSYPRQSDVTTNVVGGKADAFYADSTVASYSVAITGDQLEVVGDVRDAAPQGIVVPQDDAALTEAVQKAMQHLMDDGTWQAILDSWGVDEAALDTAELNPEG is encoded by the coding sequence ATGCGCCGAATCCTCGCCGCCAGCCTGCTGGCCGCACTCACGCTGACCGCCTGTGGCGGGCAGGACGCCTCCGGGCCGGCCGACGCCGCCGACTCCACGGACCGCAGCCACGACGTGTCCGGCGTCCAGAAGGTGGACGAGATCGCGGCCCTGCTGCCCGCCGCCGTCGCCGACAAGGGCACCCTGGTCGTCGGTGCCGCCGTGGACTACGCCCCGGCCGAGTTCCGCGCCGATGACCTGCAGACCGCCATCGGCTACGACGTCGACCTCAGCAAGGCGCTCGGCAACGTGCTGGGCCTCAAGGCCGAGGTCGTCGACGGCGAGTTCGCCTCGCTGCTGGCCGGCATGGGCTCGAAGTACGACATCGGCATCTCGTCGTTCACCATCACCCCCGAGCGCACCGCCAGCTACAACATGATCAGCTACATCACGGTCGGGTCCAGCTTCGCCGTCAAGAAGGGAAACCCCGACGGCCTCAACCCCGACGACGTGTGCGGCAAGGCCATCGGGGTCCAGACCGGCACATGGCAGGAGGAGGAGCTCGGCATGTTCAACGAGGAGTGCGCCGCCGCCGGCAAGGACGCCATCGAGGTCCTCTCCTACCCCCGGCAGAGCGACGTGACCACCAATGTGGTGGGCGGCAAGGCCGACGCTTTCTACGCCGACTCCACCGTGGCCAGCTACTCCGTGGCCATCACCGGTGACCAGCTCGAGGTCGTCGGTGACGTCCGCGACGCGGCCCCGCAGGGCATCGTCGTGCCGCAGGACGATGCGGCCCTCACCGAAGCCGTGCAGAAGGCCATGCAGCACCTCATGGACGACGGCACCTGGCAGGCCATCCTCGACTCCTGGGGTGTCGACGAGGCCGCGCTGGACACTGCTGAACTGAACCCGGAGGGCTGA
- a CDS encoding amino acid ABC transporter permease, with protein sequence MPTRPELIRARPVPRPSVWIWAAIVLVLFALLVYSLFTNPNYRWDVVGQYLFDARVISGVGWTLILTVLAMALGILLAVTTAIMRMGTNPILRAVAYVYIWFFRGTPIYTQLVFWGLIAVLYPRMGVPFGPEWLQFDTQDVINATVAAVLGLGLNEGAYLSEIVRGGLSSVDKGQWEASTALGMKRSTTLRRIVIPQAMRVIVPPTGNETISMLKTTSLVLAVPFSLELTFVTNAIGNKSFLPVPLLIVAAIWYLSITSVLMVGQARLERYYGRGFDNSETAGGGKAKGVSKKQQAILASGTVHEDPNLEVTP encoded by the coding sequence GTGCCCACCCGACCGGAGTTGATCCGCGCGCGCCCTGTGCCCAGACCCAGCGTCTGGATCTGGGCGGCCATCGTCCTGGTGCTGTTCGCCCTTCTGGTCTACAGCCTGTTCACGAACCCCAACTACCGCTGGGACGTGGTCGGCCAGTACCTGTTCGACGCGCGGGTCATCTCCGGTGTGGGCTGGACCCTCATCCTGACGGTGCTGGCCATGGCGCTCGGCATCCTGCTGGCGGTCACCACCGCCATCATGCGGATGGGCACCAATCCCATCCTGCGCGCCGTGGCCTACGTCTACATCTGGTTCTTCCGCGGGACCCCCATCTACACCCAGCTGGTGTTCTGGGGCCTCATCGCGGTGCTGTACCCCCGGATGGGGGTGCCGTTCGGCCCCGAATGGTTGCAGTTCGACACGCAGGACGTGATCAACGCCACCGTCGCAGCCGTGCTCGGTCTGGGCCTCAACGAGGGCGCCTACCTCTCTGAGATCGTGCGCGGCGGGCTCAGCTCCGTCGACAAGGGTCAGTGGGAGGCGTCGACAGCGCTGGGCATGAAGCGCTCGACGACGCTTCGTCGCATCGTCATCCCGCAGGCCATGCGGGTGATCGTGCCGCCCACGGGCAACGAGACCATCTCCATGCTGAAGACCACCTCGCTCGTGCTGGCAGTGCCGTTCTCGCTGGAGCTGACGTTCGTCACCAACGCCATCGGTAACAAGAGCTTCCTGCCCGTGCCGCTGCTGATCGTCGCCGCCATCTGGTACCTGAGCATCACCTCGGTGCTGATGGTGGGGCAGGCACGCCTGGAGCGCTACTACGGCCGGGGCTTCGACAACTCGGAGACCGCCGGCGGAGGCAAGGCCAAGGGCGTCTCGAAGAAGCAGCAGGCCATCCTCGCCTCCGGTACCGTCCATGAAGACCCCAATCTGGAGGTGACCCCGTGA
- a CDS encoding amino acid ABC transporter ATP-binding protein — MVDIQGVHKFFGELHVLKGIDLQVQRGEVCVVLGPSGSGKSTLIRCINELEQISAGRLYVDGDLMGLREVDGVLHRLSDKQIAKQRERVGMVFQRFNLFPHMTARENVMEAPRQVRGLGKAEAATLADEQLARVGLSDRADHYPAQLSGGQQQRVAIARALAMQPDLMLFDEPTSALDPELVGEVLSVMKELAASGMTMVVVTHEVGFAREVADQVVFMDDGVIVERGTPRDVIDNPQQQRTAEFFAKVL, encoded by the coding sequence ATGGTCGACATCCAGGGCGTGCACAAGTTCTTCGGTGAACTGCACGTCCTCAAGGGCATCGACCTCCAGGTGCAGAGGGGCGAGGTGTGCGTCGTGCTGGGGCCCTCAGGCTCCGGCAAATCCACCCTCATCCGCTGCATCAACGAACTGGAACAGATCAGCGCCGGCCGCCTCTACGTCGACGGCGACCTCATGGGTCTCCGCGAGGTCGACGGGGTGCTGCACAGGCTCAGCGACAAGCAGATCGCCAAGCAGCGCGAGCGCGTCGGCATGGTGTTCCAGCGGTTCAACCTCTTCCCCCACATGACCGCGCGCGAGAACGTGATGGAAGCGCCGCGCCAGGTCCGCGGCCTCGGGAAGGCCGAAGCCGCCACGCTGGCCGACGAGCAACTGGCCCGCGTCGGGCTCTCGGACCGAGCCGACCACTACCCCGCCCAGCTCTCCGGTGGCCAGCAGCAGCGCGTGGCCATAGCCCGCGCCCTCGCGATGCAGCCGGACCTGATGCTGTTCGACGAGCCCACCTCCGCGCTCGACCCGGAGCTGGTGGGCGAAGTGCTCAGCGTGATGAAAGAACTTGCCGCCAGCGGCATGACGATGGTCGTGGTGACGCACGAGGTCGGCTTCGCCCGTGAGGTCGCGGACCAGGTGGTGTTCATGGACGACGGCGTGATCGTCGAACGCGGCACCCCCCGCGATGTCATCGACAACCCACAACAGCAGCGCACCGCGGAGTTCTTCGCCAAGGTCCTCTGA
- a CDS encoding arylsulfatase — protein MTERTNIILVCVDQMRGDAMSGAGHPVVQTPYLDTLAAEGTTFPHAYSAVPTCVPARVGLMTGLNQESHGRYGYREGVAFSDLYETTLPRELGRAGYQTQAIGKMHVYPERDRIGFDDVRLHDGFLHFARQMAGRNLQLIDDYSTWLRRQPGMAAAAETDHGVGCNSMMARPWDKDEAYHPTSWIMSEAVDWLHRRDPTMPFFLYLSFHRPHAPYDPPAWALDQYLDADLGEAPVGDWVDRFADYRRDHLADASLGKQRPEVRRRALAGYFGLITQIDHQLNRMVEALSDFDLLRNTAIMFVSDHGDMLGDHHFHRKSVGYEGSARIPFILRLPGGEKVVPSVDEVVELRDVMPTILDIAGAEIPESLDGASVLPLIRGEEVSWREEIHGEHTYSMQGWESMHWVTDGHRKFVWWSGSGIQQFFDLDADPTELQDLSHDAARADELGHWRQRLIRYLSEREEGFVVDGELVVGREVRSEASWVEERVRL, from the coding sequence ATGACCGAGCGGACCAACATCATCCTGGTCTGCGTCGACCAGATGCGCGGTGACGCGATGTCCGGCGCCGGTCACCCCGTTGTCCAGACGCCCTACCTGGACACCCTGGCGGCCGAAGGAACGACGTTCCCGCACGCCTACTCGGCGGTGCCGACCTGCGTGCCGGCTCGGGTGGGGCTCATGACCGGCCTGAACCAGGAGTCGCACGGCCGGTACGGGTACCGCGAGGGGGTGGCCTTCAGCGACCTGTATGAGACCACGCTGCCCCGTGAACTCGGTCGGGCGGGATACCAGACGCAGGCCATCGGCAAGATGCACGTCTACCCCGAACGCGACCGCATCGGCTTCGACGATGTCAGGCTGCATGATGGCTTCCTGCACTTCGCCCGCCAGATGGCCGGGCGCAACCTGCAACTCATCGACGACTACAGCACCTGGTTGCGCAGGCAGCCGGGCATGGCGGCGGCCGCGGAAACCGATCACGGGGTGGGGTGCAACTCGATGATGGCCAGGCCGTGGGACAAGGATGAGGCCTACCACCCCACGTCGTGGATCATGTCTGAAGCCGTTGACTGGCTCCACCGCCGAGATCCTACGATGCCCTTCTTCCTGTATCTGTCCTTCCACCGCCCCCACGCACCCTACGACCCGCCTGCCTGGGCATTGGATCAGTACCTGGACGCTGACCTGGGGGAAGCGCCGGTAGGGGACTGGGTCGACCGGTTCGCCGACTACCGGCGTGACCATCTGGCAGACGCCTCCTTGGGGAAACAGCGACCTGAGGTGCGCCGTCGGGCCCTCGCCGGTTATTTCGGGCTCATCACCCAGATTGACCACCAACTCAACCGGATGGTCGAGGCGCTGAGCGACTTCGACCTCCTTCGCAACACCGCGATCATGTTCGTCTCCGATCACGGCGACATGCTGGGTGATCACCACTTCCACCGGAAGTCGGTCGGGTATGAGGGCAGCGCGCGCATCCCGTTCATCCTGCGCCTCCCCGGTGGCGAGAAGGTGGTGCCGAGCGTCGACGAGGTGGTGGAACTGCGCGACGTCATGCCGACGATCCTCGACATCGCCGGTGCCGAGATCCCCGAGTCGCTCGACGGCGCCAGTGTCCTGCCCCTGATCCGGGGCGAAGAGGTGTCATGGCGCGAGGAGATCCACGGCGAGCACACCTACAGCATGCAGGGGTGGGAGTCGATGCACTGGGTGACGGATGGCCACCGCAAGTTCGTATGGTGGTCCGGATCAGGCATCCAACAGTTCTTCGACCTCGACGCCGATCCCACCGAGCTGCAGGACCTCTCCCATGACGCAGCACGAGCGGACGAGTTGGGGCACTGGCGGCAGCGTCTGATCCGCTATCTCTCCGAGCGCGAGGAGGGGTTTGTCGTCGACGGTGAACTGGTCGTCGGGCGAGAGGTCCGCAGCGAGGCATCGTGGGTGGAGGAACGTGTGAGGCTCTGA
- a CDS encoding pyroglutamyl-peptidase I, which produces MRILVSGFEPFGGDTGNASGDAVRELGATWSDPSVELHTAILPVSFDRAPEALAASIEAVRPDAVICVGEAGGRPLVTPERWAVNERRARIPDNDGAQPSGPIDDLAPRLPSRLDVDGIVRAVRAAGVAAEVSDDAGRYVCNATFRAALTCFDGPAGFIHVPAVRAAGTALVGSETDGPVLGRAVEEPLSLQEVIAALRAAVAVVSLSATPG; this is translated from the coding sequence ATGCGCATTCTTGTCTCCGGGTTCGAACCGTTCGGCGGAGACACGGGCAACGCGAGCGGCGACGCCGTCCGGGAACTCGGGGCCACCTGGTCGGATCCCTCGGTCGAGTTGCACACGGCGATCCTTCCGGTGTCCTTCGACCGGGCTCCCGAGGCGCTGGCAGCCTCGATCGAGGCGGTGCGGCCGGATGCCGTGATCTGCGTCGGCGAGGCCGGCGGCCGCCCCCTCGTCACGCCGGAGCGCTGGGCCGTCAACGAGCGGCGGGCCCGCATCCCTGACAACGACGGAGCACAGCCCTCCGGGCCCATCGATGACCTCGCGCCGCGTCTGCCGTCACGGCTGGACGTGGACGGGATCGTCCGGGCCGTGCGCGCCGCAGGCGTGGCGGCCGAGGTCAGCGACGACGCCGGCCGCTATGTCTGCAACGCCACGTTCCGGGCTGCGCTGACCTGCTTCGACGGTCCTGCGGGCTTCATCCACGTGCCCGCGGTCCGGGCAGCGGGGACGGCACTGGTGGGATCCGAGACGGACGGGCCGGTGCTGGGCCGTGCAGTCGAGGAACCTCTCTCCCTCCAGGAAGTCATTGCGGCATTGCGCGCCGCCGTTGCGGTCGTCAGCCTCTCCGCGACCCCCGGGTAG
- the rplA gene encoding 50S ribosomal protein L1 produces MKHSKAYKAAAEKRAEGQAYSPEEAIRLVKEMATAKFDESIDVAMRLGVDPRKADQLVRGTINLPHGTGKTARVLVFAAGDKADAARAAGADEVGTDELIEKVAGGYLDFDAVVATPDLMGKVGRLGRVLGPRGLMPNPKTGTVTMDTGKAVADIKGGKIEFRVDRHANLQFIIGRASFTEQQLAENYFAVLDEVLRLKPAAAKGRYLRKVAVSATMSPSVSIDGSALKPAEA; encoded by the coding sequence ATGAAGCACAGCAAGGCATACAAGGCGGCCGCCGAGAAGCGCGCCGAAGGCCAGGCCTACAGCCCTGAAGAGGCCATCCGCCTCGTCAAGGAGATGGCAACGGCCAAGTTCGACGAGTCGATCGACGTGGCCATGCGCCTCGGCGTCGACCCCCGCAAGGCGGACCAGTTGGTCCGCGGCACCATCAACCTTCCGCACGGCACTGGCAAGACGGCACGGGTCCTCGTCTTCGCCGCCGGTGACAAGGCTGACGCCGCACGCGCGGCGGGTGCTGACGAGGTCGGCACCGACGAACTGATCGAGAAGGTGGCCGGCGGCTACCTCGACTTCGACGCAGTCGTCGCCACCCCTGACCTCATGGGCAAGGTCGGCCGTCTGGGCCGCGTCCTCGGTCCCCGTGGCCTGATGCCGAACCCCAAGACCGGCACCGTCACCATGGACACCGGCAAGGCCGTCGCCGACATCAAGGGCGGCAAGATCGAGTTCCGCGTGGACCGTCACGCGAACCTCCAGTTCATCATCGGCCGCGCCTCCTTCACGGAGCAGCAGCTCGCTGAGAACTACTTCGCCGTCCTCGACGAGGTCCTGCGCCTGAAGCCGGCCGCGGCCAAGGGTCGCTACCTCCGCAAGGTCGCCGTCTCGGCCACCATGAGCCCGTCCGTCAGCATCGACGGCTCGGCCCTCAAGCCCGCCGAGGCCTGA
- the rplK gene encoding 50S ribosomal protein L11: MPPKKKVAALVKVALQAGAATPAPPVGTALGPHGVNIMEFVKAYNAQTESQRGNIIPVEITIYEDRTFTFITKTPPASELIKKAAGLKSGSANPLADKVGKITKDQIREIATTKLPDLNANDVEAAMKIVEGTARSMGVTVSK, translated from the coding sequence ATGCCTCCCAAGAAGAAGGTTGCGGCGCTCGTCAAGGTCGCCCTGCAGGCCGGCGCAGCCACGCCTGCCCCGCCGGTCGGTACCGCTCTCGGCCCCCACGGCGTCAACATCATGGAATTCGTGAAGGCGTACAACGCCCAGACCGAATCCCAGCGCGGCAACATCATCCCCGTCGAGATCACGATCTACGAGGACCGCACGTTCACCTTCATCACGAAGACGCCCCCGGCGTCCGAGCTGATCAAGAAGGCGGCGGGTCTCAAGTCCGGTTCGGCCAACCCGTTGGCTGACAAGGTCGGCAAGATCACCAAGGACCAGATCCGCGAGATCGCCACCACCAAGCTGCCGGACCTCAACGCCAATGACGTCGAGGCCGCCATGAAGATCGTCGAAGGCACCGCCCGCTCCATGGGCGTCACCGTCTCCAAGTGA